One stretch of Fictibacillus sp. b24 DNA includes these proteins:
- a CDS encoding type I restriction endonuclease subunit R, translating into MFTEEQLENVVLEYFQELGYEYLHGSRLPRDIKEVLLFDRLEAALMKLNEGLSTDVIREAIRKIRTFDTNDVFTNNKVFAKYLTETVEVSEFVNGETIYHRVSLVDWDSIDNNDFLVVNQLEVLEKGGSKIPDVVVYVNGMPLVVVEIKSASREEVTIEDAFKQLKNYMNVHIPSLFYYNAFLMISDGIDTEAGTITASFDRFSAWKKINTEDAILENRPLDTMMYGLFEKRRMLGVIKNFILFTNDAKIMAAYHQYYGMSKAIASTVRATQTDRRAGVIWHTQGSGKSYSMVFLSGNLVKHEGLKNPTIVIITDRNDLDGQLFLTFSGASDFLRQSPLQADSRSHIKDLLENRKTGGIIFSTIQKFEEETGLLSDRENIIVMVDEAHRTQYGIDAKYDLTTGEQKYGYAKYLRDSLPNATFIAFTGTPIETTDKSTTGLFGEVIDVYDMTQAVQDGATVKIYYESRLAKVKLDETQMSEVDKEYWRMQVNEGVEDYVIEESQKHLSRMELIIGDRDRIKQVATDIISHYEDRKDLVAGKAMIVAYSRKTAFTMYQELTEQRPDWVDKVKIVMTANNQDPEELAKLVGSKQTRKDRELEFKDVTSPFKIVIVVDMWLTGFDVPSLDTMYVDKPMKAHNLMQAIARVNRVYPGKTGGLVVDYIGLKRNLMEALKTYTSRDQDKVQENEQAKVIALNILEVLRNHFHKFNYNAFFGESDKKRYEVIRDGAEYSQVTEKRKQLFLTETKKLKDVYKICTGLLSKEIKEEIAYFIAVRSFIMKSSNKGTPDLKEVNERISKILENAILEDGVMVLTEATSNESFDLLNEENIAKLQAIPQKNIATNILMRVMKEKLKDVKKKNMTVSKSFSERFKKIIEKYHNRNDHLDVYEVFEELLRFKEELEDAINEGTQLGLSYEEKAFFDVLGSDPDIKSLLQDETLLNIAKDLAKTVMEHRSHDWDKKESAQARMRLYIKKVLRKWDYPPNKEPKAVEDVLEQAKLQAANM; encoded by the coding sequence ATGTTTACAGAAGAGCAATTAGAAAATGTTGTTTTAGAATATTTTCAAGAGCTCGGATATGAATACCTCCATGGTAGTAGGCTACCAAGAGACATTAAAGAAGTATTATTGTTTGACCGTTTGGAAGCAGCACTAATGAAGTTGAACGAAGGGTTATCTACAGATGTTATTCGTGAAGCGATCCGTAAAATTCGGACGTTCGATACGAATGATGTGTTTACTAACAACAAAGTGTTTGCGAAATATTTAACAGAAACTGTTGAAGTATCTGAATTTGTTAATGGGGAAACGATTTATCATCGTGTTTCTCTAGTTGACTGGGATAGCATTGATAATAATGATTTTCTAGTAGTAAATCAATTAGAAGTTCTTGAAAAAGGTGGTTCGAAAATACCTGATGTAGTTGTGTATGTTAATGGTATGCCTTTAGTTGTGGTTGAAATAAAAAGTGCATCTCGAGAAGAGGTAACAATTGAAGATGCCTTTAAACAATTAAAAAACTATATGAATGTACACATTCCTTCACTATTTTATTATAATGCCTTTCTAATGATAAGTGATGGTATCGACACAGAAGCAGGTACAATTACAGCTTCTTTTGATCGTTTTTCTGCATGGAAAAAGATAAATACAGAAGATGCGATACTTGAAAATCGTCCACTAGATACGATGATGTATGGACTGTTTGAGAAACGAAGAATGCTAGGTGTAATTAAAAATTTTATTCTTTTTACTAATGACGCTAAAATAATGGCTGCATATCATCAATATTATGGTATGAGTAAGGCTATTGCTTCTACAGTTCGAGCAACACAGACAGATAGACGTGCTGGAGTAATATGGCATACGCAAGGTAGTGGCAAAAGTTATTCCATGGTGTTTCTATCAGGGAATTTAGTTAAGCATGAAGGGTTGAAGAATCCTACTATAGTTATTATTACTGATAGAAATGATTTAGATGGACAGTTATTTTTAACTTTTTCTGGTGCTTCTGACTTCTTAAGACAGTCTCCACTTCAAGCAGACAGTAGAAGTCATATTAAAGACCTCCTTGAGAATAGAAAAACTGGTGGAATTATTTTTTCTACAATACAAAAGTTTGAGGAAGAAACAGGACTTCTATCAGACCGTGAAAATATAATCGTTATGGTTGACGAAGCCCATCGTACACAATATGGAATTGATGCAAAGTATGACCTTACGACAGGCGAGCAGAAATATGGATATGCGAAGTATTTACGAGATTCATTACCAAACGCTACATTCATTGCTTTTACAGGAACACCGATAGAAACTACTGATAAATCAACAACAGGATTATTTGGCGAAGTAATAGATGTTTATGATATGACTCAAGCTGTTCAAGATGGTGCAACAGTTAAGATATATTATGAATCTAGGTTAGCGAAAGTTAAACTAGATGAAACACAGATGAGTGAAGTGGATAAGGAATATTGGCGTATGCAAGTAAATGAAGGTGTAGAAGACTACGTCATTGAAGAAAGCCAAAAACACTTATCAAGAATGGAATTAATAATTGGTGATAGAGACCGAATTAAACAAGTTGCAACTGATATTATTAGCCATTATGAAGATAGAAAAGATCTTGTGGCAGGTAAGGCTATGATAGTTGCTTACTCTCGCAAAACAGCTTTCACTATGTATCAAGAATTAACCGAACAAAGACCTGACTGGGTAGATAAAGTTAAGATTGTCATGACTGCAAATAATCAAGACCCAGAGGAGCTTGCAAAACTAGTCGGGAGCAAGCAAACAAGAAAAGACCGAGAATTAGAGTTTAAGGATGTTACTAGTCCTTTTAAGATTGTTATAGTTGTAGATATGTGGCTAACAGGTTTTGATGTGCCTTCCTTAGACACTATGTATGTAGATAAACCAATGAAAGCTCATAACTTGATGCAGGCTATTGCTCGTGTTAACCGAGTTTATCCAGGTAAAACTGGAGGACTCGTTGTAGATTACATTGGCTTGAAGCGTAACTTAATGGAAGCTTTGAAAACTTACACAAGTCGTGACCAAGATAAAGTACAGGAAAATGAGCAGGCAAAAGTTATTGCGCTGAATATCTTAGAAGTTCTACGTAATCATTTTCATAAATTTAATTATAATGCGTTTTTTGGAGAGAGTGATAAAAAGCGCTATGAAGTTATTCGAGATGGTGCGGAATATTCTCAGGTTACAGAAAAAAGAAAACAACTATTTTTAACGGAAACCAAGAAATTAAAAGATGTTTATAAAATATGTACAGGTTTGTTATCCAAAGAAATTAAAGAAGAAATTGCTTACTTTATTGCAGTTCGTTCCTTTATTATGAAATCATCTAATAAAGGTACACCAGACTTAAAAGAAGTAAATGAACGTATTTCAAAAATATTAGAAAATGCGATACTTGAAGATGGTGTTATGGTATTAACCGAAGCTACATCAAATGAAAGTTTTGATCTTTTAAATGAAGAAAACATAGCAAAACTTCAAGCAATTCCACAAAAGAACATAGCAACAAACATCTTAATGAGGGTAATGAAAGAAAAACTCAAAGATGTAAAGAAGAAAAATATGACGGTAAGCAAAAGTTTTTCTGAACGCTTTAAGAAGATAATCGAGAAATACCACAATAGAAACGACCATTTAGACGTCTATGAAGTGTTTGAAGAGCTTCTAAGGTTTAAAGAAGAACTAGAAGATGCAATAAATGAAGGTACACAGTTAGGTCTATCTTACGAAGAAAAAGCATTCTTTGATGTACTAGGCTCTGATCCAGATATAAAATCTTTGCTTCAAGATGAGACGTTATTGAATATTGCTAAAGATTTAGCAAAGACAGTAATGGAACATCGTTCACATGATTGGGATAAGAAAGAAAGTGCACAAGCAAGAATGAGATTATACATTAAAAAGGTTCTTCGTAAATGGGATTATCCACCTAACAAAGAACCTAAAGCTGTTGAGGATGTATTAGAGCAAGCTAAGTTGCAGGCTGCTAATATGTAG
- a CDS encoding restriction endonuclease subunit S, giving the protein MTWTKVKLGNYIDVFTGYPFKSKEFNIDGLGMRLVRGKNVTKGNLRWGDDTRYWEDIDENTKKYLLKEDDVVIGMDGSLVGQNYTRIKKGDLPLLLVQRVAALRAKKDINQKYIYYLIDNTNFINYVSSIKTGTSIPHISAKQIKEFEFFLPPYQEQIRIVELLEPLYQKIEVNNNISKSLNDIANAIFKNWFLDFDVLDVDGLSFKTSNDKLVDSELGLIPKGWEIKKIGDFINITDYVANGSFASLKENVNTSDANGYAILIRLVDYKRNFKGPFVYVDEKGYNFLKKSKLNGGEIIISNVGANAGTVFKAPKLEKPMTLGPNSIMLEDNKYNNFIYYYLTSHNGQESIKGILGGSAQPKFNKTDFRNLKIILPSDTIIENFNKIMDPVVSRLQTVSQENNKIKTLRDSLLTKLIAGEIRIPKAEEEVEECLQKSN; this is encoded by the coding sequence ATGACATGGACTAAAGTGAAATTAGGGAATTATATTGATGTGTTCACTGGTTACCCTTTTAAAAGTAAGGAATTTAATATAGATGGTTTAGGGATGAGGTTAGTTCGTGGGAAAAATGTAACTAAAGGGAATTTGAGGTGGGGAGACGATACTAGGTATTGGGAAGATATAGATGAAAATACAAAAAAATATCTATTAAAGGAAGATGATGTAGTTATTGGAATGGATGGTTCTTTAGTTGGTCAGAATTATACAAGGATAAAAAAAGGTGACTTGCCATTATTACTTGTACAACGAGTAGCAGCATTACGTGCTAAAAAAGATATTAATCAAAAATATATTTATTACTTAATTGATAATACCAACTTTATTAATTATGTTAGTTCTATTAAGACAGGAACATCAATTCCACATATTAGTGCAAAACAGATAAAGGAATTTGAATTTTTCTTACCACCCTATCAAGAACAAATTAGGATAGTAGAATTATTAGAACCGCTCTATCAAAAAATTGAGGTAAATAATAATATTTCTAAATCCTTAAATGATATAGCAAATGCTATTTTTAAAAATTGGTTTTTAGATTTTGATGTCCTAGATGTTGATGGTTTATCTTTTAAAACAAGCAATGATAAGCTAGTTGATAGTGAATTAGGATTGATTCCTAAGGGATGGGAAATAAAAAAAATAGGTGATTTTATTAATATTACTGATTATGTTGCCAATGGAAGTTTTGCTTCATTAAAAGAAAATGTCAATACATCTGATGCAAATGGTTATGCAATTTTAATTAGACTTGTAGATTATAAAAGAAATTTTAAAGGTCCCTTCGTATATGTAGATGAAAAAGGATATAACTTCTTGAAAAAATCAAAGTTAAATGGTGGAGAGATTATTATCTCTAACGTTGGTGCAAATGCTGGAACAGTATTCAAAGCACCTAAGCTGGAAAAACCAATGACTCTTGGACCTAACAGTATTATGTTAGAAGACAATAAATATAATAATTTTATTTATTATTATCTTACAAGCCATAATGGACAAGAAAGTATTAAGGGGATCCTAGGTGGTAGTGCACAACCTAAATTTAATAAAACCGATTTTAGGAATTTAAAGATAATTCTACCTTCAGATACTATAATTGAAAATTTTAATAAGATAATGGACCCAGTTGTGAGTAGGCTTCAGACAGTTTCCCAAGAAAATAATAAAATAAAAACATTGAGAGATAGCCTTTTGACCAAATTAATAGCAGGTGAAATACGTATCCCAAAAGCTGAAGAGGAGGTTGAGGAATGTTTACAGAAGAGCAATTAG
- a CDS encoding type I restriction-modification system subunit M: MAVIGFEEKLWAAADKLRNNMDSGEYKHVVLGLIFLKYVSDSFNEKWQELMDLDPDFAEDRDAYMAEGIFWVPSNARWSFIAEYAKTPEIGKVVDNALDAIEKENDTLKGVLPKSYARPELDKRILGEIIDLFTNMNVGGSEAKEKDVLGRVYEYFLGKFAANEGKGGGEFYTPKSVVKLMVEMLQPYKGYVYDPACGSGGMFVQSLKFVEEHSGSKFDISVYGQESNPTTWKLAKMNLAIRGIESNLGSKNADTFHNDLHKTLKADYVLANPPFNDSDWGQPSLLDDPRWRYGTPPAGNANYAWLEHMIDKLGQNGKAAIVLSNGSLSSNTSSEGEIRKNIIAADIVEAIVGLPDRLFYTTGIPVSVWILNRNKKHKGKTLFIDGRKLGTMVSRSLRELTDEDIRKIADTFINWQNDMTYEDQQGFCKEATIEEIQAFDYYLTPGRYVGYSEEDDDGEVFEEKMQRLTSMLSQHFEESTELEKEIRKQLAVIGYDMD; the protein is encoded by the coding sequence ATGGCGGTTATAGGATTTGAGGAAAAGCTATGGGCAGCAGCAGATAAGTTAAGAAATAATATGGATTCAGGAGAGTACAAGCACGTCGTATTAGGTTTAATCTTTTTAAAATATGTATCTGATTCTTTTAATGAGAAATGGCAAGAATTAATGGATTTAGATCCTGATTTCGCAGAAGATCGTGATGCATATATGGCAGAAGGTATTTTTTGGGTACCATCCAATGCGCGCTGGTCTTTTATCGCAGAATATGCAAAAACACCTGAAATTGGCAAAGTCGTTGACAACGCTTTAGATGCAATAGAGAAAGAAAACGATACTTTGAAGGGAGTATTGCCAAAAAGCTATGCACGTCCTGAATTAGACAAGCGTATTTTAGGTGAAATTATTGATTTATTTACAAATATGAATGTTGGTGGTAGTGAGGCTAAGGAAAAGGACGTTCTAGGTCGTGTTTATGAGTACTTCCTAGGGAAATTTGCAGCGAATGAAGGAAAAGGTGGAGGAGAGTTTTATACTCCTAAAAGCGTTGTTAAATTAATGGTTGAAATGTTACAACCATATAAAGGCTATGTATATGATCCTGCTTGTGGAAGTGGTGGAATGTTCGTTCAATCGTTAAAATTTGTAGAAGAACATAGTGGTAGTAAATTTGATATTTCTGTTTATGGGCAAGAGTCAAATCCAACAACATGGAAACTCGCAAAGATGAACTTAGCTATACGTGGAATAGAAAGTAATTTAGGTTCGAAAAATGCAGACACTTTTCACAATGACTTACATAAGACATTAAAGGCGGATTATGTATTGGCTAATCCCCCTTTTAATGACAGTGATTGGGGACAACCTAGCTTATTAGATGATCCTCGCTGGAGGTATGGAACACCACCTGCTGGAAATGCAAACTATGCGTGGTTGGAACATATGATTGATAAATTAGGTCAAAATGGTAAAGCTGCAATTGTTTTATCAAATGGTTCCCTTTCATCCAACACTTCAAGTGAAGGGGAAATTCGAAAGAATATAATCGCCGCAGACATTGTTGAAGCAATAGTGGGTTTACCCGATAGATTATTTTACACCACTGGTATACCTGTTAGTGTTTGGATATTAAATCGTAATAAGAAACATAAAGGTAAAACATTATTCATTGATGGTCGAAAGCTTGGTACTATGGTTAGTCGTAGTTTGCGTGAATTAACAGATGAAGACATTAGAAAGATTGCTGATACATTTATAAATTGGCAGAATGATATGACATACGAAGACCAACAAGGTTTTTGCAAAGAAGCAACAATAGAAGAAATACAAGCTTTTGATTATTACTTAACTCCAGGACGTTATGTAGGCTATAGTGAAGAAGACGATGATGGTGAGGTTTTTGAAGAAAAGATGCAGAGGTTAACGTCTATGCTTTCACAACATTTTGAGGAATCAACGGAGTTAGAAAAAGAGATTCGAAAGCAATTGGCGGTGATAGGTTATGACATGGACTAA
- the groL gene encoding chaperonin GroEL (60 kDa chaperone family; promotes refolding of misfolded polypeptides especially under stressful conditions; forms two stacked rings of heptamers to form a barrel-shaped 14mer; ends can be capped by GroES; misfolded proteins enter the barrel where they are refolded when GroES binds), translating to MAKDIKFSEDARRSMLRGVDALANAVKVTLGPKGRNVVLEKKFGSPLITNDGVTIAKEIELEDAFENMGAKLVAEVASKTNDVAGDGTTTATVLAQAMIREGLKNVTSGANPMVLRKGIEKATAAAVQELKAISKPIEGKESIAQVAAISAADEEVGQLIAEAMERVGNDGVITIEESKGFTTELEVVEGMQFDRGYASPYMVTNSDKMEAELENPYILITDKKITNIQEILPVLEQVVQQGKSLLLIAEDVEGEALATLVVNKLRGTFNAVAVKAPGFGDRRKAMLEDIAVLTGGEVITEELGLDLKTANITQLGTASKVVVTKENTTIVEGAGDSSKIAARVNQIKAQLEETTSEFDKEKLQERLAKLAGGVAVIKVGAATETELKERKLRIEDALNSTRAAVEEGIVSGGGTALVNVLKAIAQVEATGDELTGVKLVLRALEEPVRQIAHNAGLEGSVVVERLKNEEIGVGFNAATGEWVNMFESGIVDPTKVTRSALQNAASVSAMFLTTEAVIADKPEENAGGGMPDMSGMGMGGMGGMM from the coding sequence ATGGCTAAAGATATTAAATTTAGTGAAGACGCACGCCGCTCAATGCTTCGTGGTGTTGATGCGCTAGCGAACGCTGTAAAAGTAACACTTGGACCAAAAGGACGCAACGTTGTGCTTGAGAAGAAATTCGGTTCTCCTCTAATCACAAATGACGGTGTGACAATCGCAAAAGAAATCGAACTTGAAGATGCATTCGAAAACATGGGTGCTAAGCTTGTAGCTGAAGTTGCGAGCAAAACGAACGACGTAGCAGGGGACGGAACAACAACTGCAACCGTTCTTGCTCAAGCGATGATCCGCGAAGGATTAAAGAACGTAACTAGCGGAGCAAACCCAATGGTACTTCGCAAAGGGATCGAAAAAGCGACAGCTGCTGCTGTTCAAGAATTAAAAGCGATCTCTAAACCAATCGAAGGCAAAGAGTCTATCGCGCAAGTTGCGGCGATCTCTGCAGCTGACGAAGAAGTAGGACAATTGATTGCTGAAGCGATGGAGCGCGTTGGAAACGACGGCGTTATCACAATCGAAGAATCTAAAGGATTCACAACAGAGCTTGAAGTGGTTGAAGGTATGCAGTTCGACCGCGGATACGCATCTCCATACATGGTAACAAACTCTGACAAGATGGAAGCAGAGCTTGAGAACCCGTACATCCTTATCACAGATAAGAAGATTACGAACATCCAAGAAATCCTTCCAGTTCTTGAGCAAGTGGTACAACAAGGGAAATCTCTATTGTTGATTGCTGAAGACGTTGAAGGTGAAGCACTTGCTACATTAGTAGTTAACAAGCTTCGCGGAACATTCAATGCAGTAGCTGTTAAAGCTCCTGGATTCGGTGACCGCCGTAAAGCAATGCTAGAAGACATCGCAGTACTAACTGGCGGTGAAGTAATCACAGAAGAGCTAGGTCTTGACCTTAAGACTGCGAACATCACGCAGCTTGGTACAGCTTCTAAAGTTGTTGTTACAAAAGAGAACACAACAATCGTTGAAGGTGCTGGAGACTCTTCTAAGATCGCAGCTCGTGTTAACCAAATCAAAGCACAACTCGAAGAAACAACTTCTGAGTTTGATAAAGAAAAATTACAAGAGCGCTTAGCGAAATTAGCTGGTGGAGTAGCAGTAATCAAAGTTGGTGCAGCTACAGAAACTGAACTAAAAGAGCGTAAACTTCGTATCGAAGACGCACTAAACTCAACGCGTGCAGCGGTTGAAGAGGGTATCGTATCCGGTGGTGGTACAGCTCTAGTTAACGTGCTAAAAGCGATCGCTCAAGTAGAAGCGACAGGCGACGAGTTAACAGGTGTGAAACTAGTACTTCGTGCACTAGAAGAGCCAGTTCGCCAAATCGCACACAACGCAGGTCTTGAAGGATCTGTAGTGGTTGAGCGTCTGAAGAACGAAGAAATCGGAGTTGGATTTAACGCTGCTACTGGCGAGTGGGTAAACATGTTCGAATCCGGAATCGTTGACCCAACAAAAGTTACACGTTCAGCTCTACAAAACGCAGCATCCGTATCTGCTATGTTCTTAACAACAGAAGCAGTAATCGCGGATAAGCCAGAAGAAAACGCTGGCGGCGGAATGCCTGACATGTCCGGCATGGGCATGGGTGGAATGGGCGGTATGATGTAA
- the groES gene encoding co-chaperone GroES, whose translation MLKPLGDRIIIELVEGEEKTASGIVLPDSAKEKPQEGKVVAVGTGRVTDNGERISLEVSEGNTIIFSKYAGTEVKYQGKEYLILRESDVLAIVG comes from the coding sequence TTGTTAAAGCCATTAGGTGACCGTATTATTATTGAGCTTGTAGAAGGTGAAGAAAAAACTGCAAGCGGCATTGTATTGCCAGATTCAGCAAAAGAAAAGCCTCAAGAAGGAAAAGTTGTTGCTGTAGGTACGGGCCGTGTGACGGATAACGGCGAGCGTATCTCTTTAGAAGTTTCTGAAGGAAACACGATTATTTTCTCAAAATACGCTGGTACAGAAGTAAAGTACCAAGGTAAAGAATACTTGATTCTTCGTGAGTCTGACGTATTAGCGATCGTAGGCTAA
- a CDS encoding CPBP family intramembrane glutamic endopeptidase, which translates to MKKKYWWIIFIYIAMQFSGYIGVPLLNELGVPRKQLFGMWGTISFIAALIIILYMLIPEMKSRHRDSERVSRGSAVLWSIIGIFMAYAAQIIASMIEMNLFGIQPGSENTKNLVEIVKNVKYFMIVTAIVGPILEEIIFRKIIFGSLHKRFNFFISALISSLIFAAVHADFTHLLIYTAMGFTFAYLYVRTKRLIVPIAAHVAMNTLVLIVQVFFADEIQKMEKQLETAQLIIGGLL; encoded by the coding sequence TTGAAGAAAAAATATTGGTGGATCATCTTCATATATATCGCTATGCAATTCTCAGGCTACATCGGAGTTCCTCTTCTAAACGAACTTGGTGTTCCTAGAAAACAACTATTTGGAATGTGGGGAACGATCAGTTTCATTGCCGCTCTTATTATCATCCTTTACATGCTGATTCCTGAAATGAAAAGCAGGCACAGAGACTCTGAGCGCGTATCAAGAGGTTCTGCTGTCCTATGGTCGATCATCGGAATTTTTATGGCTTATGCCGCACAGATTATCGCTAGCATGATCGAAATGAATCTGTTTGGCATTCAGCCAGGATCTGAAAATACGAAAAACCTTGTTGAAATCGTGAAAAACGTTAAATATTTTATGATTGTAACGGCCATCGTTGGGCCAATACTAGAAGAGATTATCTTCCGAAAGATTATTTTCGGCTCTCTTCATAAACGCTTTAATTTCTTTATTTCTGCTTTGATCAGTTCTCTAATCTTTGCTGCTGTTCATGCGGACTTTACACACTTGTTAATCTATACGGCAATGGGCTTCACGTTCGCATACCTGTATGTTCGCACAAAACGCCTCATTGTTCCAATCGCGGCACACGTTGCCATGAATACGCTCGTTTTGATCGTTCAAGTATTCTTTGCTGACGAGATTCAGAAGATGGAAAAGCAGCTAGAAACAGCGCAATTGATTATTGGAGGACTATTATGA
- a CDS encoding YdiK family protein, with product MKTSPLFMAFLYLGIGLVFTYLAVHYSNEYGMTSFWTIITMVVATFDFANAIRYFALNNHLKRKRKKK from the coding sequence ATGAAGACATCACCACTGTTTATGGCATTTTTATATTTAGGGATCGGACTTGTCTTTACATACTTGGCGGTCCACTACTCTAACGAGTACGGCATGACGAGCTTCTGGACGATCATTACGATGGTCGTAGCAACCTTTGATTTTGCCAATGCCATCCGCTATTTCGCGTTAAACAACCACTTAAAAAGAAAACGGAAGAAGAAATAA
- the tatC gene encoding twin-arginine translocase subunit TatC, with the protein MTSEKNMSLYGHIGELRKRIMWAILAFFLFLIAGFFLAKPVIVYLQSDPIAKNIQMNAFHLTDPLNVYMTFAFFIGLVLSAPVVLYQLWAFISPGLYENERKVTLMYIPIAFVLFLTGLAFSYFILFPFVVSFMGNVAEALSVEGEYGIQEYFSFLFNITLPFGLLFQFPVLIMFLTRLGIVTPDLLKSIRKVAYFGILVVAGLITPPELLSHLMVTFPLILLYEISIIISRTAYKKRMKAEVEALVKEREAEAESAFHD; encoded by the coding sequence ATGACCTCTGAAAAAAATATGTCGCTATACGGTCACATTGGCGAATTAAGAAAGCGTATCATGTGGGCAATTCTAGCCTTCTTTTTGTTCTTGATCGCAGGATTTTTCTTAGCAAAGCCCGTAATCGTATATCTGCAAAGTGATCCAATTGCAAAGAACATTCAGATGAACGCTTTTCATCTAACTGATCCACTGAATGTCTACATGACGTTCGCCTTCTTTATCGGGCTCGTCTTATCAGCACCAGTGGTCTTATATCAGCTTTGGGCATTCATCAGCCCTGGGCTTTACGAGAACGAAAGAAAAGTAACGTTGATGTACATCCCGATCGCGTTTGTACTCTTCTTAACAGGACTTGCCTTTTCTTACTTTATTCTCTTTCCGTTCGTCGTAAGCTTTATGGGAAATGTCGCTGAGGCCTTAAGTGTTGAAGGAGAATACGGAATTCAGGAATACTTCTCATTCCTATTCAACATCACACTGCCGTTCGGACTGTTGTTTCAATTTCCGGTATTGATCATGTTTTTAACAAGGCTCGGTATCGTAACACCTGATTTGTTAAAGAGCATCCGGAAGGTAGCCTACTTTGGTATCTTAGTAGTAGCCGGTCTCATCACACCGCCAGAACTGTTGTCACACTTGATGGTCACATTTCCGCTTATACTTTTATATGAGATTAGCATTATCATATCGAGAACAGCGTACAAAAAAAGAATGAAAGCAGAAGTCGAAGCCCTCGTGAAGGAACGAGAAGCTGAGGCGGAATCCGCTTTTCATGATTAA
- a CDS encoding twin-arginine translocase TatA/TatE family subunit gives MLGPGSIAVIGLAALVMFGPKKLPELGKAAGKTLREFKNATKGMMDEEDDNKKESEQLKK, from the coding sequence ATGTTAGGACCAGGAAGTATCGCAGTAATCGGACTTGCAGCGCTTGTTATGTTTGGGCCAAAGAAGCTGCCTGAGCTAGGGAAAGCTGCAGGGAAAACGCTTCGCGAGTTCAAGAATGCTACAAAAGGCATGATGGACGAAGAAGATGACAACAAAAAGGAAAGCGAACAACTGAAGAAGTAA
- a CDS encoding redox-sensing transcriptional repressor Rex, producing MNQEQLKIPHATAKRLPLYYRFLKNLSSSGKQRVSSAELSEAVKVDSATIRRDFSYFGALGKKGYGYNVNYLLSFFAKTLNQDETTTVALIGVGNLGTAFLHYNFTKNNNTKIEIAFDVDTAKIGTEIAGVPIYHTEDIEQELQKRNIDVAILTVPVGAAQPIADQLERAGVTGILNFTPARLTVSPKIRVHHIDLAVELQSLVYFMKNYS from the coding sequence ATGAACCAAGAACAGTTAAAAATACCACATGCAACAGCAAAAAGGCTGCCCTTGTATTATCGTTTTTTGAAAAACTTATCATCTTCCGGTAAACAAAGGGTATCTTCAGCTGAATTAAGTGAAGCGGTTAAAGTAGATTCTGCAACGATTCGCAGAGATTTTTCCTACTTTGGCGCATTAGGTAAAAAGGGTTATGGCTACAATGTAAATTATCTGCTGTCGTTTTTCGCGAAAACATTGAACCAAGACGAAACAACAACAGTGGCGTTAATTGGAGTAGGTAACTTAGGCACTGCCTTTTTGCACTACAATTTCACCAAAAATAATAATACAAAGATAGAAATCGCATTTGATGTAGATACAGCAAAAATCGGTACAGAGATAGCGGGAGTACCCATCTACCACACGGAAGACATCGAGCAAGAACTGCAGAAGCGGAACATCGATGTTGCCATTCTCACAGTACCAGTAGGAGCGGCTCAGCCGATCGCGGATCAGCTCGAGCGCGCAGGTGTAACGGGGATATTGAACTTTACACCAGCCCGGTTAACGGTCTCGCCAAAAATTCGTGTGCATCATATTGATTTAGCCGTTGAATTACAATCGCTAGTTTATTTTATGAAAAATTACTCTTAA